In the Prochlorococcus sp. MIT 1307 genome, one interval contains:
- a CDS encoding Ycf34 family protein yields MCICVDCRWVDRCKAYHAVERQHGVSHLTSTPDIEPEDPVIHINVMNVLNDEAGVEWDVRACKSFLEDKGRWMRLCPGKEIPI; encoded by the coding sequence ATGTGCATATGTGTGGACTGCCGGTGGGTTGATCGCTGTAAGGCCTATCACGCAGTAGAGCGACAACATGGTGTAAGCCATCTAACATCCACTCCCGATATAGAGCCTGAAGATCCAGTGATTCATATCAACGTGATGAATGTTCTTAATGATGAGGCTGGTGTCGAATGGGATGTAAGAGCTTGCAAAAGTTTTCTTGAAGACAAAGGGCGTTGGATGAGGTTGTGCCCTGGCAAGGAAATTCCAATATGA
- the tsaB gene encoding tRNA (adenosine(37)-N6)-threonylcarbamoyltransferase complex dimerization subunit type 1 TsaB gives MKKENLKGEVNDTGNLLLALHSCSTSLGIAILDSRSPETSLSSKIFPLGRSLSNQIISCIEEVLPSSYWYQLGRISVAVGPGGFTGTRLTVAMARTLAQQLNCDLDGISSFALMAPRLSKNLKPKDRYEPFWIVDNLSRKGIVGGRYQIKESSQSNSFAEALELEKPQLLGSKITAKPSINASDDVAQDVVQLLNISLLAKQMGKKNYWDEVLPIYPTSPVKEC, from the coding sequence ATGAAGAAGGAAAATTTAAAGGGAGAAGTTAATGACACTGGCAACTTGCTGCTCGCTTTACATAGCTGCTCAACAAGTCTTGGTATAGCAATCCTGGACTCTCGATCACCAGAAACAAGTTTAAGTAGCAAGATATTTCCACTTGGGCGAAGCCTCTCTAACCAAATCATTAGTTGTATTGAAGAAGTTTTGCCATCTTCTTATTGGTATCAACTGGGTCGTATTTCAGTTGCTGTTGGCCCAGGAGGATTTACAGGGACGCGATTAACTGTTGCAATGGCACGCACGCTTGCACAGCAATTAAATTGTGATCTAGACGGAATCAGTAGCTTTGCACTAATGGCTCCAAGGTTATCGAAAAATTTGAAGCCTAAGGATAGATATGAGCCATTTTGGATTGTCGACAACTTATCAAGAAAAGGTATTGTTGGAGGGAGGTATCAAATAAAAGAAAGTTCACAATCAAATAGTTTTGCAGAAGCATTAGAATTAGAAAAGCCTCAATTATTAGGATCTAAAATCACAGCAAAACCATCAATAAATGCATCAGATGATGTTGCTCAAGATGTAGTCCAACTTCTAAATATTTCTTTATTAGCAAAGCAAATGGGTAAAAAAAACTACTGGGATGAGGTCTTGCCTATCTACCCAACTTCACCAGTTAAAGAGTGCTAG
- a CDS encoding lysophospholipid acyltransferase family protein yields the protein MNDLKLASESDLLAQPTPRPTFIYLLVSYLIAFPAFRLLFRGRVYGKKNVPQRGSLVVVANHGSHLDPPLLGHALGRPVAFMAKEELFNIPLLGQIIRMCAAYPVKRGASDREAIRTATSRLDEGWAIGVFLDGTRQRNGRVNSPLAGAALLAARSGSPLLPVAIVNSHRAFGSGTFWPRLVPIHLRIGRPIPPPSSRRKFDLELTTEELQKSINLMLDKGI from the coding sequence TTGAATGATTTAAAGCTTGCTTCTGAGAGTGACCTTTTAGCTCAGCCCACTCCAAGGCCAACCTTTATTTATCTTCTAGTTAGTTATCTCATAGCATTCCCTGCTTTTAGACTGTTATTTAGAGGGCGCGTTTATGGTAAGAAAAATGTTCCTCAAAGGGGCTCTTTAGTTGTAGTGGCAAACCATGGGTCTCACTTAGACCCGCCTTTATTAGGTCATGCTTTGGGACGGCCTGTAGCTTTTATGGCCAAGGAAGAGCTTTTTAACATTCCTTTGTTGGGTCAAATCATTCGAATGTGTGCTGCCTATCCAGTAAAAAGAGGCGCAAGTGATCGTGAAGCTATTAGAACTGCTACCTCTCGACTAGATGAAGGCTGGGCAATAGGAGTTTTCCTTGATGGGACACGTCAGCGAAATGGGCGTGTTAATAGTCCCTTAGCTGGGGCTGCTTTATTAGCAGCACGTAGCGGGTCGCCTTTGCTTCCCGTGGCAATAGTCAATAGTCATAGAGCTTTCGGGTCAGGAACTTTTTGGCCACGTTTAGTGCCTATACATTTGCGCATTGGCCGGCCTATCCCTCCGCCGTCTAGTCGTCGTAAATTTGATTTAGAGTTGACTACTGAAGAACTTCAAAAAAGTATTAATTTGATGCTTGATAAGGGGATTTAG
- the fabD gene encoding ACP S-malonyltransferase, translating to MTIAWVFPGQGSQKFGMAEDVIALPGAEERFNFASQLLGRDLFKICRDSENNEDFPDLNDTRNTQPALFVVESLLVDELLRQGRTASLLAGHSLGEFVALYAAQVFDAKTALRLLKRRSELMAGAGGGAMTALIGFDRKQLEELVSTTEGVVIANDNSSAQVVLSGTPKAVQEVSNTLTCKRAIPLQVSGAFHSPYMGEASQSFAAELDEVNFKTALIPVLSNADPIPSCDPKLLKERLKKQMISGVRWRETMNELTQKGINTLVEIGPGNVLSGLAKRSLKDITISQVSNATDLGH from the coding sequence ATGACGATTGCGTGGGTTTTTCCAGGTCAAGGCTCTCAGAAATTTGGCATGGCAGAGGATGTGATTGCTTTGCCAGGTGCGGAGGAGCGTTTCAATTTTGCCTCTCAGTTATTAGGTCGTGATCTTTTCAAGATTTGCCGTGATAGTGAAAATAATGAGGATTTTCCTGACCTGAATGATACAAGGAATACACAGCCAGCTTTATTTGTGGTCGAGTCATTGTTAGTAGATGAACTGCTGAGACAAGGGAGAACAGCTTCATTACTTGCGGGCCATAGCCTAGGTGAGTTTGTTGCTCTTTATGCCGCCCAGGTATTTGATGCAAAAACTGCTTTGCGTTTGTTAAAGCGGCGGTCAGAGCTTATGGCAGGTGCAGGTGGCGGAGCAATGACAGCATTGATTGGATTTGACAGGAAACAGTTGGAGGAGCTTGTTAGTACTACGGAAGGAGTTGTTATTGCTAATGACAATAGTTCTGCTCAAGTTGTGCTATCTGGAACACCTAAGGCGGTTCAAGAAGTGAGCAATACTTTGACCTGTAAGAGAGCTATTCCACTTCAGGTGTCTGGAGCTTTTCATTCCCCTTATATGGGAGAAGCATCACAATCATTTGCTGCTGAGCTTGATGAGGTGAATTTTAAAACGGCTCTTATTCCTGTATTAAGCAATGCAGATCCCATTCCTAGTTGTGATCCCAAACTTTTGAAAGAGAGGTTAAAGAAGCAAATGATTTCAGGCGTCCGTTGGAGAGAGACTATGAATGAACTAACTCAAAAAGGCATAAATACTTTGGTTGAAATAGGTCCAGGAAATGTATTAAGCGGTCTTGCAAAACGTTCGCTAAAAGATATAACTATTAGTCAAGTATCAAATGCAACAGATTTGGGGCATTGA
- a CDS encoding beta-ketoacyl-ACP synthase III, giving the protein MEVGIALVGSGSATPSQRITNDQLGLRVETNDSWIRSRTGIFERRVCGSEETLALLSQRAASAALEMAGWEPSSIDLVLLATSTPDDLFGTAPKVQAKLGASKAVAFDLTAACSGFLFSFITAAQYLRSGAMRRVLVIGADQLSRWVDWDDRRSCVLFGDGAGAVALEATSLENDGLIGFKLKSDGSRGDCLNLNQVDESLLLVDGVTHQKGGFSPIQMNGQEVYKFAVREVPLILNEVLTANEISPTSLDWLLLHQANQRILDSVADRFSIPQEKVLSNLSKYGNTSAATIPLMLDEAVRDGRVKPGNLIASSGFGAGLSWGAALFRWQGPS; this is encoded by the coding sequence ATGGAAGTAGGAATAGCTTTGGTAGGAAGTGGGAGTGCCACTCCTAGCCAGCGGATTACCAACGATCAGCTTGGCCTAAGGGTCGAGACAAATGATTCATGGATTCGCAGTCGGACAGGGATTTTTGAAAGACGTGTTTGTGGGTCTGAAGAAACGCTAGCTCTGTTGAGTCAAAGGGCTGCCTCTGCAGCATTGGAAATGGCTGGCTGGGAACCAAGCAGTATTGATTTGGTTTTATTAGCCACTTCAACTCCTGATGATTTGTTTGGAACGGCTCCAAAAGTGCAGGCCAAACTAGGAGCGTCAAAAGCAGTTGCTTTTGATCTGACAGCGGCTTGTAGTGGCTTTTTATTTTCTTTCATAACCGCTGCTCAATATTTGCGCAGTGGTGCAATGCGAAGAGTATTAGTGATAGGTGCTGATCAACTAAGCAGATGGGTCGATTGGGATGATCGAAGAAGTTGTGTTCTTTTTGGAGATGGTGCGGGAGCTGTCGCTCTTGAAGCTACTAGTCTCGAGAATGATGGATTGATTGGCTTTAAGCTTAAATCTGATGGTAGTCGTGGAGATTGCTTGAATTTAAATCAGGTCGATGAGTCTTTGCTTTTAGTCGATGGTGTTACACATCAGAAAGGGGGGTTTTCTCCTATACAAATGAATGGGCAAGAGGTTTATAAGTTCGCAGTTCGAGAAGTGCCTCTGATTTTGAACGAAGTATTAACTGCAAATGAAATTTCTCCGACCTCTTTGGACTGGTTACTTCTTCATCAGGCAAATCAGCGCATTCTTGATTCCGTTGCTGACCGATTCTCTATTCCACAGGAGAAGGTGTTAAGCAACCTATCTAAATATGGGAATACATCTGCAGCAACTATTCCCTTAATGTTGGATGAAGCTGTTCGAGATGGGCGGGTAAAGCCAGGGAATTTGATAGCAAGTAGTGGTTTTGGAGCTGGGTTGAGTTGGGGAGCAGCATTATTTCGTTGGCAAGGTCCCTCCTAG
- the plsX gene encoding phosphate acyltransferase PlsX, with amino-acid sequence MVQKDSEISSAFGLRIKTNRPRAIRRLVIWYRRNAAVTTIVDTAANSASAAGNVAGSVVTSAGSMAGNVLQPLVFDPLRRLQGGDSALGKSTIDNSERLWIAVDGMGGDNAPGQILDGCLQALQRLPIRIKFVGESERIITAAKEMELNDVFEAAIQAGHLEVIGSGPSVQMHEEATAVRRKRDASINVAMDLVKKGEALAVYSAGNSGALMASAIFRLGRLQGIDRPAIGALFPTKDPGQPVLVLDVGANMDCKPTYLHQFALLGNIYSRDVLQVSKPRIGLLNIGEESCKGNDLALQTYELLNQEERFYFAGNCEGRDVLSGEFDVVVCDGFTGNVLLKFLESVGSVLLGVLRAELPRGRRGKVGSAFLRTNLKRIKKRLDHAEHGGALLLGVNGICVIGHGSSKALSVVSALRLAHSAANHGVMDDLAQLQKPSFSNV; translated from the coding sequence TTGGTTCAGAAGGACTCTGAAATATCCTCCGCCTTTGGGCTGAGGATCAAGACCAATCGTCCAAGGGCCATTAGGCGTTTGGTGATTTGGTATCGCAGGAATGCTGCAGTAACAACAATTGTTGATACTGCAGCAAATTCTGCTTCGGCAGCTGGAAATGTTGCAGGTTCAGTAGTTACTAGTGCAGGCTCTATGGCCGGCAATGTGTTGCAACCACTTGTTTTTGATCCGCTGCGACGATTACAGGGTGGAGATAGTGCTTTAGGTAAATCGACCATCGACAACTCTGAACGGCTTTGGATAGCCGTTGATGGCATGGGGGGTGATAACGCCCCTGGTCAAATACTTGATGGTTGTCTTCAGGCATTGCAGCGACTCCCGATTCGAATCAAGTTTGTGGGTGAATCTGAAAGGATTATTACGGCTGCTAAGGAAATGGAGCTTAATGATGTTTTTGAGGCTGCAATACAAGCAGGTCATTTGGAAGTCATAGGAAGCGGCCCGTCAGTTCAAATGCACGAAGAAGCCACTGCTGTGAGACGAAAGCGTGATGCAAGTATCAACGTTGCAATGGATCTTGTGAAAAAGGGAGAGGCTTTGGCTGTTTATTCCGCTGGAAATTCTGGAGCCTTAATGGCTTCGGCGATTTTTCGCTTAGGTCGTTTACAAGGCATAGATCGCCCTGCGATAGGGGCACTTTTCCCTACAAAAGATCCTGGTCAACCAGTATTAGTGCTTGATGTTGGAGCAAATATGGACTGCAAACCAACTTATTTGCATCAATTTGCATTGCTTGGGAATATTTATTCGAGGGATGTTCTGCAAGTAAGTAAACCCCGCATCGGCTTGTTAAATATTGGGGAGGAATCTTGTAAAGGTAATGACCTTGCTCTTCAGACGTATGAATTGTTAAACCAAGAAGAACGTTTTTACTTTGCGGGCAATTGTGAAGGTAGAGATGTCCTTTCAGGGGAGTTTGATGTTGTTGTTTGTGATGGATTTACAGGGAATGTATTACTTAAATTCCTCGAGTCTGTAGGTAGTGTTTTGTTGGGTGTTCTTCGTGCTGAATTACCAAGAGGAAGACGTGGCAAGGTTGGATCAGCATTCCTACGCACAAATCTAAAAAGGATTAAGAAACGTTTGGATCACGCTGAACATGGTGGAGCACTTTTGCTTGGAGTGAATGGTATTTGTGTCATTGGTCATGGGAGCAGTAAGGCTCTCTCAGTTGTGAGCGCACTTCGTCTTGCTCATTCTGCCGCCAATCATGGAGTGATGGATGATTTGGCTCAGCTTCAAAAACCTTCTTTTTCTAATGTTTGA